The following are encoded in a window of Rosa chinensis cultivar Old Blush chromosome 4, RchiOBHm-V2, whole genome shotgun sequence genomic DNA:
- the LOC112196444 gene encoding adagio protein 1, translating into MEWDSDSDLSAEEEEEEDGEVSSSMFDDDDAAGPGPLPFPVENLLQTAPCGIVVTDAIDPDHPIIYVNTVFEMVTGYRAEEVLGRNCRFLQYRGPFAKRRHPLVDSAVVSEIKRCLEEGIEFHGELLNFRKDGSPMMNRLRLTPIYGDDDVISHVIGIQFFTEVDIDLGPVPGTTIKESAKSSDRFHACLSAFRPGLPLGERNICRGVCGILQLSDEVIALKILSNLTPRDIASVGSVCRRLYELTKNEDLWRVVCQNAWGSETTRVLQAVPGAKRLGWGRLARELTTLEAATWRKVTVGGAVEPSRCNFSACAVGNRVVLFGGEGVNMQPMNDTFVLDLNANNPEWQHVQVSSPPPGRWGHTLSCVNGSHLVVFGGCGRQGLLNDVFVLDLDAKPPTWREISGLAPPLPRSWHSSCTLDGTKLIVSGGCADSGVLLSDTFLLDLSMERPVWREIPVAWKPPSRLGHTLSVYGGRKILMFGGLAKSGPLRFRSSDVFTMDLSEDEPCWRCVTGGGVPGSGNPGGMAPPPRLDHVAVSLPGGRILIFGGSVAGLHSASQLYLLDPTDEKPTWRILNVPGRPPRFAWGHSTCVVGGTRAIVLGGQTGEEWMLSELHELSLANSVI; encoded by the exons ATGGAGTGGGACAGCGATTCGGATCTGAGcgccgaggaggaggaggaggaagacggGGAGGTCAGCTCTTCCATGTTCGACGACGACGACGCCGCCGGCCCGGGACCGCTTCCCTTCCCCGTCGAGAATTTGCTTCAAACGGCGCCGTGCGGGATTGTTGTTACCGACGCCATcgaccctgatcatcctatcaTCTACGTCAACACCGTCTTTGAGATGGTCACCGGATACCGTGCCGAGGAGGTCCTCGGTCGCAACTG CCGATTTTTGCAATATAGAGGGCCATTTGCCAAAAGAAGGCATCCACTAGTGGATTCTGCAGTAGTTTCAGAAATCAAAAGATGTCTGGAGGAGGGCATTGAATTCCACGGAGAGTTGTTAAACTTTAGGAAAGATGGATCTCCAATGATGAATAGGTTGCGGCTGACACCTATATATGGGGATGATGATGTGATAAGCCATGTCATTGGAATTCAGTTCTTCACGGAGGTAGATATTGATCTAGGTCCAGTGCCTGGTACCACAATCAAGGAGTCTGCAAAATCTTCTGATCGGTTTCATGCTTGTCTTTCCGCTTTTCGTCCTGGATTGCCTCTGGGGGAGCGTAATATCTGTCGTGGAGTTTGTGGGATATTGCAATTGAGTGATGAGGTTATTGCTCTCAAGATATTATCTAACTTGACACCTAGAGACATTGCATCTGTTGGGTCAGTCTGTAGGCGACTCTATGAGCTTACGAAGAATGAGGACCTTTGGAGAGTGGTCTGCCAGAATGCATGGGGTAGTGAAACAACCCGTGTTTTACAGGCTGTGCCAGGTGCAAAGAGGCTAGGTTGGGGTAGGCTGGCACGTGAACTGACCACTCTTGAAGCAGCGACGTGGAGAAAGGTCACTGTTGGAGGTGCTGTGGAACCCTCACGCTGTAACTTTAGTGCTTGTGCAGTTGGTAATCGTGTAGTTCTTTTTGGTGGTGAAGGGGTTAATATGCAACCAATGAATGACACCTTCGTATTGGATCTGAATGCCAATAACCCAGAGTGGCAGCATGTCCAAGTGAGCTCCCCTCCTCCTGGTCGTTGGGGCCATACACTTTCTTGTGTGAATGGGTCACATTTGGTGGTATTTGGAGGCTGTGGCAGGCAGGGTTTGCTAAATGATGTTTTTGTACTGGATTTGGATGCAAAACCTCCAACTTGGCGTGAAATATCTGGGTTGGCTCCTCCTCTTCCAAGATCATGGCACAGTTCCTGCACTCTTGATGGCACCAAGTTGATAGTTTCAGGTGGTTGTGCAGACTCCGGAGTCCTTCTCAGTGATACCTTTTTGCTTGATCTCTCGATGGAAAGACCTGTCTGGAGAGAGATACCAGTAGCATGGAAGCCCCCTTCCAGATTAGGTCACACCCTGTCTGTATATGGTGGTAGGAagattttgatgtttgggggccTTGCCAAGAGTGGGCCACTTCGGTTTCGTTCGAGTGATGTTTTTACAATGGACCTGAGTGAGGACGAACCATGCTGGAGGTGTGTCACTGGAGGTGGAGTGCCCGGTTCTGGAAATCCAGGAGGAATGGCTCCTCCTCCTAGACTTGATCATGTCGCTGTGAGCCTCCCAGGTGGGAGAATCTTGATCTTTGGTGGGTCTGTTGCTGGTCTTCACTCTGCCTCACAACTTTATCTTCTGGATCCAACTGATGAGAAACCTACATGGAGAATATTAAATGTACCGGGGCGGCCCCCAAGATTCGCCTGGGGACACAGCACGTGTGTTGTTGGAGGGACAAGGGCAATTGTCCTTGGTGGTCAAACTGGAGAAGAGTGGATGTTAAGTGAGCTTCATGAGCTTTCACTAGCAAACTCTGTAATCTGA
- the LOC112200729 gene encoding uncharacterized protein LOC112200729: protein MAINRDSTPPPKIGKIGPYTVFMTPPSTPKPPEEEQQQQQQQQPIFDSPKKVVLPPVQPPPPQFVKPVAGDGSVVGFFKNAVTKVQNAHSSLDDHLARWFGLNQSKYQWALDDYYESKGLEKGNAKAQEVSSKMQSV, encoded by the exons ATGGCTATCAACCGAGACTCCACTCCCCCTCCAAAGATCGGCAAGATTGGGCCTTACACTGTGTTCATGACTCCACCCTCCACTCCAAAACCACCAGAAGAagaacaacagcagcagcaacagcaacaaCCCATCTTTGATTCTCCCAAGAAAGTTGTCCTGCCTCCGGTCCAGCCGCCGCCTCCGCAGTTTGTGAAGCCGGTCGCCGGCGATGGCTCTGTTGTTGGGTTCTTCAAGAATGCTGTCACGAAAGTTCAGAATG cACATTCGAGTTTGGATGATCACTTGGCGCGCTGGTTTGGGTTGAACCAGTCAAAGTATCAGTGGGCACTTGATGATTATTATGAGAGCAAGGGATTG GAAAAGGGCAATGCTAAAGCACAAGAGGTATCTAGCAAAATGCAGAGTGTATAA
- the LOC112200728 gene encoding rust resistance kinase Lr10, producing MSSCSSTPPSSGQLLAIFVGFVVVFVKITLLVAVCRKRNQSRISDKPSFLTLTMDKFLNDMEREKPIRFTSQQLRIATDNFTNLLGSGGFGAVYKGIFSNGTLVAVKVLNGTSDKRIEEQFMAEVSTLGRIHHFNLVRLHGFCFERHLRALVYEYMPNGSLDKFLFHGNRIVGFEKLHDIAVGTARGIAYLHEECQQRIVHYDIKPENILLDVNFFPKVADFGLAKLSNRDNSHITMTGGRGTPGYAAPEVWLRFPITHKCDVYSFGMLLFEIIGRRRNLDLNLPESQDWFPRWVWKKFEAGQLGELMLVCGIEEKDKEIAERMVKVAIWCVQYRHELRPLMSVVVKMLEGALEIPKPSINPFQHLMPGTPIMVAYSTSAFDTDSSQTITGYRFLRGTPIMNKYEIEIASI from the exons ATGTCGAGTTGCTCGAGTACACCGCCAAGCAGTGGACAATTACTTGCCATTTTTGTGGGATTCG TAGTCGTTTTTGTGAAGATCACATTATTGGTTGCAGTATGCAGGAAAAGGAATCAGAGTAGGATTTCTGATAAACCAAGTTTTCTCACTCTCACAATGGACAAATTTCTGAATgacatggaaagagagaagccCATCAGATTTACTTCTCAACAACTTCGGATTGCAACTGATAACTTCACCAACTTGCTGGGATCAGGAGGGTTTGGTGCAGTTTATAAAGGAATATTTAGTAATGGAACCCTTGTGGCAGTCAAGGTTCTAAATGGTACCTCTGACAAGAGAATTGAAGAACAATTCATGGCGGAGGTTAGTACTCTTGGCAGGATTCATCATTTCAACTTGGTTCGTCTTCATGGTTTCTGCTTTGAGAGACACCTCAGAGCACTTGTTTATGAGTATATGCCAAATGGTtcacttgacaagtttctgTTCCATGGAAACAGGATTGTAGGATTCGAAAAGCTTCATGACATTGCGGTTGGGACAGCTAGAGGGATTGCTTACTTGCACGAAGAATGCCAGCAGCGAATAGTCCACTACGACATAAAGCCTGAAAATATTCTTTTGGATGTGAACTTCTTTCCTAAAGTAGCTGATTTTGGCTTGGCGAAGCTGTCCAACAGAGACAACAGTCATATAACAATGACAGGGGGGAGGGGAACTCCTGGTTATGCTGCACCAGAAGTTTGGCTGCGGTTTCCTATAACCCACAAGTGTGATGTGTACAGCTTTGGTATGCTATTATTTGAGATCATAGGTAGAAGAAGGAACCTAGACCTGAATCTTCCGGAGAGTCAAGACTGGTTTCCGAGGTGGGTATGGAAGAAGTTTGAAGCTGGACAACTGGGAGAGCTAATGCTAGTTTGTGGCATAGAGGAGAAAGATAAAGAGATAGCAGAGAGAATGGTAAAAGTAGCTATATGGTGTGTTCAGTATAGGCATGAGTTGAGGCCTTTGATGAGTGTGGTGGTGAAAATGCTCGAAGGAGCACTCGAAATTCCAAAACCTTCAATTAACCCATTTCAGCACTTGATGCCGGGCACTCCTATCATGGTAGCATATAGCACTAGTGCGTTCGACACTGATTCCTCTCAAACGATAACTGGATATAGGTTCTTGCGTGGTACTCCTATCATGAACAAATACGAGATTGAAATAGCATCCATCTAG